The sequence GTCATATAAACCAATATAAAAGAGGTCATATAAACCAATATAAAAGGGGTCATATAAACCAATAGGTAATAACACGCCATGGGGATCCACCCATACCCATACACTTAATGCACTTAACAGAATATACAGATCTTCACAAATTATGGCAGCCAAACGTATAACACCTTAATACAGTAATACGAATCGAAATAGTCAAAGGGGGTTGGGGGTAATATTTTAACGATTGTTGGAGTTTATAGTATTTTGATATTAAAAACTTAGTTTCCTTGTATAATTAGTTCCCTTTAATTGTGTTTACTTGTTTTACCAAGTTCCTTGATAAGCAAGTTATAGTATAAGGGATACTTCAAACATAGCAGGGAATTTCAATCGATGGGAATTTTATCCTATCCTATCTTAGAATATAACGAAGAAGAAGTCCAAATCTTTTAAGGTGAGCAAGTAACAAAATTACAATAGATATTAATTGGTTCTGAATCAGAAAACATGTATCAGATTTTCAAGAATCTTTTCATCAATTAACAAGATCCAGCTTCAACACTAAGAGTTATATAATTCCTAACTGATTAGTAAAACATTCTTGTAAAAAAAACGTCAGAAGtcgatacaaagctttaattactTAGCATGCCATTTTTGGTTACTATTGTATGTTAGACTTGTTAATGGGCCTCTTTCAATTGAATAACTAAGGTTTAGTAGCGGGCCTgtctcagtttttttttttttaatatataagatttagttaaaaaaaaaaaaaaaaaaaaaagtagacaATTCCTTATACACTATGAAAACCATAACACTAGgaaagcaaaaaaaaataaaaactaatgATTGAAATTATTCTTAATGCTTTTCTAGGCTTTAGGGAAAGCAGACCAACCACTCTAAAGAAATCAAACCATTCTGTCTTGTTTTAATGTCAATTTAATTATATCTCAAGTTTCAATAATATACACACTATGGTTTCCAAAAAATGAATGCATCTAGTGTGGTACTAAGTGCTGCAATTACTAATCCTCAGATGATGTAATGTTTTATACGTCAAATTTATTCAAACTAAGTAAAAGAGAAAGATTCCGAGATTGAGCAATAACTAAATCTTAAAACATAAGAATAGAATAACGCAAGATAAAAAGTCAAAATACTACGAAGCACGAATTAAAACAAAGATACTTTTGTACCATGGATGAGTTTAAGTTATTATAAACAAGCATAAAACTCCCTGATCAATTGTTCAAAAAGAATATCTGCTTACCATTAGACCTGCAAAGATTTAATAGGAAAGATACGTCACCAGATGTTTTATGCAAGAAAACAATGATAATAGAAATTATCTTGCAGATATTTAATCTGACTTGAATGCGAAAATAGACAGAATTCAAGAGTTATCAGATGAAAATGTACTTAAAATGGATGGtcaaacaatatataatacttaaaaataatccGTACAGCCAACGAATATTATTCAAACATGATAAAAAATGTGAGTGTTCAATAATTACAAAGATGTTCAAATACATAGTGAGGATCAGTTAGAAAGGATTATTAAACATGTTTTACAAGTATTTGGATTTTAGTTAAAACTCTACCGCCCTAATTGCACACGAGTGAGAACAAaaaaggtatatatattaatataacatcaCAAATCATGTTAATAAAGGAAAAATCATCAAGGATTATGTGATAAGGATCAGATCGAAAAGATAGCATACAAAACTAATTTAGCTATAAATATGACATAATAATTCAATTTTCAAAACTAGTAGTTAGAAGTAATTGATCAAAAAACGTTTCAATTAATAACACATACCGATTGCCAATCTGTGGACTGCCCCTATGTCGAAGCATCAGCTTCCGCTGTTGAACACCATAATTAAAAGAATTCCTCTCTGTGTCGGTACTCCCTTCCACATTATCCAAATCTTTTTCGAAACCTTTGTTTCGTTTCTCCCCTTCAATCTCAACATTTTTCTCTAATGTCTTGTCATTAGTTTCTCCGTCTGTAACTTTCTGATTCTTCTGATCCATAgctttagatgatgatgataatacatCTGCATCTTTTTCTTTATCTCTCACTTTCTCATTTTCCTTCTGTAAATGTTTTCTATCGATTTCTTTTTCCTTTGTAGGATCTTTCATTTCATTATAGATGTTACTCTGACATTCGTTTCTATCTTTATTATTGTCTCCCCATTCCTGATGTTTCCCATCTTTCCTTTTTATGTCCATATCTTTTACATCAGCCTTGTTTTCCGAAACAGCCTCACGTGCTTCGGTGTAATTCATTTGTCCATGCACATTACTACTGCGTGATGTGTGCCATTGTTGTTCCAAGTTTCCACCAGACTTGTAGTGATCTTTTGATTCTTTCATTGATTTGTATGCTTCCTTTTCAGtcttaacttcatacttggtcTCTTTATGACCATCGCTCGTATACCTAACATCTTTATCACTTCTAGCACCTTGAAACAATTCTTTTGATTGTGCCTTCACATCACGATTCTCAGCCTTCGAATCTCTaacgttattattaacattatctctTGAATCAAACCTTTCCTCGAGTTTTACAGCATGATCAGATTGAGAGTCGTTCAAGGACGATGATGACTGCATCCGGTACATTGGAAGCAATGGCGATCTGCGTAAATTCGTTTCAGTCCGCGGAACTTTCGGTAAGCGGGCATCGTGTCCGGTATCAAGGGAAGCAGCATGATAATCACTAGGAGCAGATGGATTAGCCAGCTTAGGGTTTGTGGGCCCCATGCTAGAGTATGATCCAGAATCATCTTGTGTATGAGAACACCTTGCAACGGAGGAATTACCTCCACTATCATCGTGCACCCGCTTATTAGGTGTACCACTCATCTTGATCCTGAAATATCAGAGAGTTTATACTTTCCTGTTATACAATCAATTGATGATTAAAATATCTAAAAGAGAATACACTGCTTATAGAAAAAAAATCGATAAATCATATATGTATCACGAGTAAAATGAGGGGTAAATAGGGCTGAAAGTTCCCAACTTCACCAAATTTCCCATTACAGGTACTCAACTTTCTTTAGATTATATAAAGGTatcaaaggattttttttttttttttttccctcaaACAGAAGGGATTTATCGTATATGATTCGGGTAACTTTTTCTAAAATGTTAACTAAAGGATTGTTTGTGTAGTGTGATGCTTCAGATGGTAAAAAATAGCCTTTTGACAGTAAAAAAAATGCAGCACCATCATTCAAAAAAACATTTTGTAGTGCTGTGATGTTTCAAAAGGTCTAAAAATCGGTTTTTGGTAGTATAAAACAACTTAGCTACCTTCCATCAATATAATAAGGGTACCAAAAAAGAGAAATTTGATAAAGCTTGGTACTTTTTGTGCCATTAACCCTAATATGAGGATTCCTTAAAAATCGATTTTGGTTTGATTTAATTGTGAATGTGAATCAAATATACAAATTAGTGAATCAAGGTCTTCTCAAAGTATCCAAAGCCCTATATTAATTTACATGTATAAAAATTAGGTCACAACACAAAAATCCCCAAAGCAACAAAATTCATATAAATGTCGTAGTAACCGATTAACAAAAACATGAAATTGATTAAAAAAAGGAACTTTTCATTCACACAAATCAAAAGGTAACAGACGCAATTACATACAATGTGACACAGTTAAAAACTCCAATTGATCAAATAATGATAGAAATATACAGGAATTGTGATATAACACGAGTAAAGTGAACTCCGTGATGTTGTTTTGAGAACTAGGGTTTGTAAAGTTAAAACGCAATTGGAGTGACATGAAGGTAAAAACAGATTGAAGAAATAAACAATGCAGAGAGAAACTTACAGAAGAATCAGCTGAAAGCAAATGAATGAAGAATGAAAATTGTGAAATTGAAGCCTGATGAACGAAAGGAAAATATGTGTTTAGTAGGAGAGAGACTTTATTAAAGGTAATTCTAGCACATACATTTAATTATctattttacccttaattatatttatatttataataataataatataagttgatCAATTTAGGGGCATAACTAAAAGTTTATGAGATAAAAATATACATGGATCAAAAAgtagtgtgtgaggatcacctcccaAAGTATTAGAAAAATGTGTTAAgtataaaacataaaataaaacatAGTTTTTGTTTCTTTgccaagaaaataaaaaaaattaaacataaatTAAAAAACTTTAAAATGATATAGTGGTGGTGGTATGATAAGACCGTAGTGTAGTGATCTGaactttttcatatttatatatattaaatgaaattgttatttacatgattaattgtttccaacatgttaagcaatcaaacttgttaagacttgattaattgaaataagtttcatatagacaattcaccacccaagttgaccggtgattcacgaacgttaaaacttgtaaaaactttatgatgttatatatatggatgtatatagttaacatggtattatgataagtaaacatatcattaagtatattaacaatgaactacatatgtaaaaacaagactactaacttaaggatttcgaaacgaggcatatatgtaacgattatcgttgtaacgatatttaattgtatatatatcatattaagatatattaatacatcataatatcatgataatgtaataatttaacatctctttagatataataaacaatgggttaacaacatttaacaagatcgttaacctaaaagtttcaaaaccacacttacatgtaacgactaacgatgacttaacgactcagttaaaatgtatatacatgtagtgttttaatatgtattcatacacttttgaaagacttcaaaacacttatcaaagtacttttacttaacaaaaatgcttacaattacatcctcgttcattttcatcaacaattctgctcgtattcgtactcgtacaatacccagcttctaaatgtatttattattggtatatacactccaatgatcagctcttatcagcctttgtgagtcacctaacacatgtgggaaccatcatttggcaactagcatgaaatatcttataaaattacaaaaatattagtaatcattcatgacttatttacaagtaaacaaaattacacatccttgaaacactcaaaacggatttaaaacgaagaagttatgggtaaaaaaagattggataatttttcttgttgtagctacgtgaaaattggtaacaaatctatattaatcatatcctagctaactcatattgtattatacatgtattctaatatattatgtaatcttgggataccatagacacgaatacaatgttttgacatatcatatcgacccatctatatatatatatttcggaacaaccatagacactctatatgcagtaatgttggagttagctatacagggttgaggttgattccaaaatattatatatactttgattcgtgatctagcctgaggcttgtatacacgaggtcgtggattgattcaagataatatatattgctttatttcctgtacatctaactgtggacagctagttgtaggttactaacgaggacagctgacttaataaactta comes from Rutidosis leptorrhynchoides isolate AG116_Rl617_1_P2 chromosome 4, CSIRO_AGI_Rlap_v1, whole genome shotgun sequence and encodes:
- the LOC139841615 gene encoding uncharacterized protein, with translation MSGTPNKRVHDDSGGNSSVARCSHTQDDSGSYSSMGPTNPKLANPSAPSDYHAASLDTGHDARLPKVPRTETNLRRSPLLPMYRMQSSSSLNDSQSDHAVKLEERFDSRDNVNNNVRDSKAENRDVKAQSKELFQGARSDKDVRYTSDGHKETKYEVKTEKEAYKSMKESKDHYKSGGNLEQQWHTSRSSNVHGQMNYTEAREAVSENKADVKDMDIKRKDGKHQEWGDNNKDRNECQSNIYNEMKDPTKEKEIDRKHLQKENEKVRDKEKDADVLSSSSKAMDQKNQKVTDGETNDKTLEKNVEIEGEKRNKGFEKDLDNVEGSTDTERNSFNYGVQQRKLMLRHRGSPQIGNRSNGCNNIMNTGKGDVSAVLYRVGECMQELIKLWKEYEKSEKLKTSETSITGPTLDIRIPAEHVCATNRQVKGGQLWGTDIYTNDSDLVAVLMHTGYCRPTASPPPPAVQELRATVRVLPPQNCYGSTLRNNVRSRAWGAAIGCSYRVERCYIVKKGGGTIDLEPCLTHTSTVEPTLAPVVVERTMTTRAAASNALRQQRFVREVTLQYNLCNEPWIKYSISAIADKGLKKPLFTSARLKKGEVLYLESHERRYELCFNGEKMVKATSNEAETNAVDSDNNNSNSNSNSNMMDVFRWSVCKKPLPQTIMSSIGIPMPPEHLQVLEENLNWEDIQWSQTGVWISGKEYLLSRLHFLSPPI